A region from the Mya arenaria isolate MELC-2E11 chromosome 2, ASM2691426v1 genome encodes:
- the LOC128246155 gene encoding marginal zone B- and B1-cell-specific protein-like, translated as MRTGPTFGLFTACVLVFGGGWGVVGQSVVTQNDDASEGTISFQTPTLNDEEAHSVHMPSHLKCDACTAVVYQLSKGFDDFHGRRKSLKVIPESEIYTIVEEVCSGDKLDNYGVKEVKKVKRLSGPGLETAESPGIMAGGGKWPERMKRMCNLYVEEFDEERIYAEYKAGKGRLQKLLCANTIHSTLTDVCLDLPSSSKKVTSNKTEL; from the exons ATGAGAACAGGACCAACATTCGGCTTGTTTACAGCCTGTGTCCTGGTATTTGGAGGTGGGTGGGGTGTAGTTGGGCAGAGTGTGGTCACACAAAATGACGACGCATCAGAAGGTACCATCAGCTTCCAAACACCGACATTAAATGATGAAGAGGCCCACAGTGTACACATGCCATCACACTTGAAATGCGACGCGTGTACTGCAGTTGTCTATCAG CTGTCAAAGGGTTTTGATGATTTTCATGGCAGGAGAAAGTCTTTGAAGGTTATTCCTGAATCTGAGATCTATACCATTGTTGAGGAGGTCTGCTCAGGGGATAAACTTGACAA TTACGGTGTGAAGGAAGTGAAGAAGGTGAAGAGATTGTCAGGGCCGGGTCTGGAGACAGCTGAGAGTCCAGGTATCATGGCAGGAGGAGGCAAGTGGCCAGAGAG AATGAAGCGTATGTGCAACCTTTATGTGGAAGAGTTTGATGAAGAGCGTATCTACGCTGAGTACAAGGCTGGTAAGGGACGCCTACAGAAGCTGCTGTGTGCGAACACCATCCATTCCACACTCACCGATGTATGCCTAGATCTGCCCTCTAGTAGCAAGAAAGTTACGTCCAACAAGACTGAGTTGTGA
- the LOC128218993 gene encoding renalase-like, translating to MISSVRSKAMEKILVVGAGMTGASVVSLLRQELPKSSSLTLWDKSNGIGGRMSTSRSNKCKGSTVDLGAQYISATPEYQQKHEQMYTELLDAAIFKQIDVKSMEGHQDKQPGLKHYVVPNGISSLVKYFVNKSGSTVERSHQITSVSKDGNGVKVTTDQGLSDTFDAIVLTMPVPQILQLKGDIPSLIDGKGIRSQLEEVSYSSRFAVGLYFTPDTVLDVPWAAKYITGNPCVRYVAIDSKKRGNVSSDVGPSICVHTSAPWGLEHVEMDKDEAAQEILAHLKQVLPWLPEPAEVKGHKWRYSQVHKGYHGSPGCIVLSESPAILLAGDGFTHSNFDGCLESSLAVHKTLTGSLQSKV from the exons ATGATAAGTTCTGTACGTAGTAAAGCCATGGAGAAGATTCTAGTCGTAGGAGCGGGGATGACAGGGGCGTCAGTGGTTTCCTTACTGAGACAGGAGCTTCCAAAATCATCATCTCTTACGTTGTGGGATAAAAGCAACGGGATAG GTGGACGTATGTCAACAAGCCGTTCTAACAAGTGTAAAGGGAGCACTGTGGATTTGGGGGCACAATACATATCAGCCACTCCGGAATACCAGCAAAAACATGAACA GATGTACACAGAACTACTAGATGCAGCTATTTTCAAGCAAATAGATGTGAAGTCAATGGAAGGACACCAGGACAAACAACCTGGCTTAAAACATTATGTTGTGCCAAATGGAATAAGCTCCCTTGTGAAATACTTTGTGAACAAATCAG GATCAACAGTAGAGAGAAGTCATCAAATCACCTCAGTGTCGAAGGATGGAAATGGGGTGAAAGTAACTACTGACCAGGGCTTATCAGACACATTTGATGCTATAGTTCTAACCATGCCAGTTCCCCAGATACTCCAACTGAAGGGTGACATTCCTAGTTTGATAG ATGGCAAGGGTATTCGTAGCCAGCTAGAGGAAGTGAGCTACTCTTCTAGGTTTGCTGTTGGTCTCTACTTCACCCCAGACACTGTACTGGATGTCCCCTGGGCAGCAAAGTATATCACTGGCAACCCCTGCGTACGATATGTGGCTATAGACAGCAAAAAGAGAGGGAATG tGTCCAGTGATGTAGGTCCGTCTATCTGTGTGCACACGTCAGCTCCCTGGGGCCTGGAACATGTGGAGATGGACAAGGATGAAGCTGCACAGGAAATACTTGCCCACCTCAAACAGGTGTTACCATGGTTACCAGAGCCAGCCGAGGTCAAAGGGCACAAGTGGAGATACTCGCAG GTGCACAAGGGTTACCATGGGAGCCCAGGTTGTATTGTTCTCAGTGAGAGCCCCGCCATTCTTCTGGCCGGGGACGGGTTTACACACTCAAACTTTGACGGTTGTCTGGAATCCTCCCTAGCTGTACACAAGACATTAACTGGTTCACTACAGTCAAAAGTCTAA
- the LOC128216830 gene encoding uncharacterized protein LOC128216830, producing MKQLILDCGHDHYSINPFFIDCGHDHYSINPFFIDCGHDHYSINPFFIDCGHDHYSINQFFIDCGHDHYSINQFFTDCGHDHHSINQFFIDCGHDHYSINPFFIDCGHDHYSINQFFIDCGHDHYSINQFFTDCGHDHHSINQFFTDCGHDHYSINQFFTDCGHDHYSINPFFIDYCGHDHYSINQFFIECGHDHYSINQFFIDCGHDHYSINQFFIDCGHDHYSINQFFTDCGHDHYSINQFFIDCGHDHYSINQFFIDCGHDHYSIDQFFIDCGHDHYSIDQFFIDCGHDHYSINQFFIDCGHDHYSIDQFFTDCGHDHYSINQFFTDCGHDHYSINQFFIDCGHDHYSINQFFTDCGHDHYSINQFFIDCGHDHYSIDQFFID from the exons ATGAAACAGCTCATCTTAGACTGTGGCCATGACCATTATTCAATAAATCCGTTCTTCATAGACTGTGGCCATGACCATTACTCCATAAATCCGTTCTTCATAGACTGTGGCCATGACCATTACTCCATAAATCCGTTCTTCATAGACTGTGGCCATGACCATTACTCCATAAATCAGTTCTTCATAGACTGTGGCCATGACCATTACTCAATAAATCAGTTCTTCACAGACTGTGGCCATGACCATCACTCAATAAATCAGTTCTTCATAGACTGTGGCCATGACCATTACTCAATAAATCCGTTCTTCATAGACTGTGGCCATGACCATTACTCAATAAATCAGTTCTTCATAGACTGTGGCCATGACCATTACTCAATAAATCAGTTCTTCACAGACTGTGGCCATGACCATCACTCAATAAATCAGTTCTTCACAGACTGTGGCCATGACCATTACTCAATAAATCAGTTCTTCACAGACTGTGGCCATGACCATTACTCAATAAATCCGTTCTTCATAGACT ACTGTGGCCATGACCATTACTCCATAAATCAGTTCTTCATAGAATGTGGCCATGACCATTACTCAATAAATCAGTTCTTCATAGACTGTGGCCATGACCATTACTCCATAAATCAGTTCTTCATAGACTGTGGCCATGACCATTACTCCATAAATCAGTTCTTCACAGACTGTGGCCATGACCATTACTCAATAAATCAGTTCTTCATAGACTGTGGCCATGACCATTACTCCATAAATCAGTTCTTCATAGACTGTGGCCATGACCATTACTCCATAGATCAGTTCTTCATAGACTGTGGCCATGACCATTACTCCATAGATCAGTTCTTCATAGACTGTGGCCATGACCATTACTCCATAAATCAGTTCTTCATAGACTGTGGCCATGACCATTACTCCATAGATCAGTTCTTCACAGACTGTGGCCATGACCATTACTCAATAAATCAGTTCTTCACAGACTGTGGCCATGACCATTACTCCATAAATCAGTTCTTCATAGACTGTGGCCATGACCATTACTCAATAAATCAGTTCTTCACAGACTGTGGCCATGACCATTACTCAATAAATCAGTTCTTCATAGACTGTGGCCATGACCATTACTCCATAGATCAGTTCTTCATAGACTGA